GGCATGGAGCATGTGGAAGCCGGTCTTGTCGGCGGCGAAGAGCGTCCGGTTCACGGTCATGCCCCCGAAGGGTCGGACGCTGACGCGGCCGTCCGGGTCCCGGCTCCACGGGCAGCCCCAGTGCTCGAGCTGGATCACCTCGCCCGGTGCCTCCTTGACGAACGCCTCCACGACGTCCTGGTCGGCGAGGAAGTCGCTCCCGAAGATCGTGTCCTTCGCGTGCGTGTCGAGGCTGTCGTTATCGCGCATGACCGCCGCGGTCCCGCCCTCGGCGGACACCGTGTGGCTGCGCATGGGGTAGACCTTCGAGAGGACCGCGATCGAGAGCCGATCCGACTCCTCCGCCGCCGCGATCGCCGCGCGGAGCCCCGCGCCGCCGCCCCCGATCACCAGCACGTCGTGTTGGTACGCGTCGTCACCGGCCATCTCGCCGCATCCCTCCTACAGCTTCAGCTTCTCGACCAGCTCGCGGACCGCGACGGCTGATTTCTCAAACCCCACCCGCACTCAGAGCTTGAGCTTGTCCACG
This genomic interval from Candidatus Rokuibacteriota bacterium contains the following:
- a CDS encoding FAD-binding protein; translated protein: MAGDDAYQHDVLVIGGGGAGLRAAIAAAEESDRLSIAVLSKVYPMRSHTVSAEGGTAAVMRDNDSLDTHAKDTIFGSDFLADQDVVEAFVKEAPGEVIQLEHWGCPWSRDPDGRVSVRPFGGMTVNRTLFAADKTGFHMLHA